The following are encoded in a window of Hyalangium minutum genomic DNA:
- a CDS encoding TetR/AcrR family transcriptional regulator — MSSTATGATRQEQERSRVTRQKLMAAAIEVLAEQGWAGATTGAVAERAGVSRGACQHHFPTRAALVAAAVEHVFRQQSEEIVRRAKELPKSQRRVEPLLNLLADVYTGPLFRAATHLWVAAVTDDELKAKLLPLETHVGREVHRLTIELLGLDEGDREVRETVRASLDLLRGLALANLLHDDSARRRKVLAHWARVFEAQLTPA, encoded by the coding sequence ATGAGCAGCACGGCGACCGGAGCGACAAGGCAGGAGCAGGAGCGCAGCCGGGTGACGCGGCAGAAGCTGATGGCCGCCGCCATCGAGGTGCTCGCGGAGCAGGGTTGGGCAGGCGCTACGACCGGGGCCGTCGCCGAGCGGGCCGGAGTGTCACGGGGTGCCTGCCAACACCACTTCCCGACGCGAGCGGCCCTCGTCGCGGCCGCGGTCGAGCACGTCTTCCGGCAGCAGTCCGAGGAGATCGTGCGGCGCGCGAAGGAGCTGCCGAAGAGCCAGCGTCGCGTCGAGCCCCTGCTGAACCTGCTCGCCGACGTCTATACGGGCCCGCTCTTCAGAGCCGCAACGCACCTGTGGGTGGCGGCCGTGACCGACGATGAGTTGAAAGCGAAGCTGCTGCCGCTCGAGACGCACGTGGGCCGGGAGGTGCACCGGCTCACCATCGAGCTGCTGGGCCTTGACGAGGGCGACCGAGAAGTCCGCGAGACCGTGCGCGCGTCGCTCGATCTCCTGCGCGGTCTGGCACTGGCGAACCTGCTCCACGATGACAGCGCCCGGCGCCGCAAGGTGCTCGCTCACTGGGCGCGTGTGTTCGAGGCCCAGCTCACGCCGGCATGA
- a CDS encoding alpha/beta hydrolase: MMRAGLFLFAALAMGLLTPAEAAEPVPPHQSFTLKSAALKETRRINVYTPPGYEAAKSTRYPVLYMPDGGVEEDFPHIATTVDTAIRAGELRPLIVVGIENTERRRDMTGPTEVDEDKKIAKRVGGSAAFRDFIRDELMPHVRRKYRVTDETAIIGESLAGLFIVETFFLQPKLFGTYIALSPSLWWNGEELVRKAAERLKQQPELHNGLYLASADEDNIAPAAARLAETLRMSAPAGLKWQFNPRPDLRHGTIYRSLAPQVLRQWFVGPSTARSDPEK; the protein is encoded by the coding sequence ATGATGCGGGCTGGCCTGTTCCTCTTCGCGGCCCTGGCCATGGGTTTGTTGACTCCAGCCGAGGCCGCCGAGCCGGTTCCTCCGCACCAGTCCTTCACCCTCAAGTCCGCAGCGCTCAAGGAGACCCGGCGCATCAACGTCTATACGCCGCCGGGCTACGAGGCGGCGAAGTCCACGCGCTATCCGGTGCTGTACATGCCCGACGGCGGCGTGGAGGAGGACTTCCCGCACATCGCTACCACCGTCGACACAGCGATCCGGGCGGGTGAGCTGCGGCCGCTGATCGTGGTGGGCATCGAGAACACCGAGCGGCGGCGCGACATGACCGGGCCGACCGAGGTCGACGAGGACAAGAAGATTGCCAAGCGGGTGGGGGGCTCGGCCGCGTTCCGCGACTTCATCCGCGACGAGCTGATGCCGCACGTGCGCCGCAAGTACCGCGTGACGGACGAGACCGCGATCATCGGCGAGTCCCTCGCGGGGCTGTTCATCGTCGAGACGTTCTTCCTGCAGCCGAAGCTGTTCGGCACCTATATCGCGCTGAGCCCGAGTCTCTGGTGGAACGGCGAGGAGCTGGTGCGCAAGGCGGCGGAGCGCCTCAAGCAGCAGCCGGAGCTGCACAACGGGCTGTACCTGGCTTCCGCCGACGAGGACAACATCGCGCCCGCGGCCGCGCGTCTGGCCGAGACGCTCCGGATGAGCGCGCCGGCCGGGCTGAAGTGGCAGTTCAATCCCAGGCCGGATCTGCGCCACGGCACGATCTACCGCTCACTCGCGCCACAGGTGCTGCGCCAGTGGTTCGTTGGGCCCTCCACGGCTCGCTCAGACCCCGAGAAGTGA
- a CDS encoding class I SAM-dependent methyltransferase: MNLLTRLKKSVRHRTAYKISDPLSRLLGAAGFGLYGAGPQLKDAGPVRRAGLPLEQLPFDLADVRQFWNELSARSEALNQWCQKQPLWEKIPQYYFTWKHLEPLLTREDSVYVDIASTQNSPYFEVLRLLAKTRKLYRQDLVFPAGVHGDRIGGSAAELPLDASSVDAMTLHCSFEHFEGDADTGFIREVGRVLRPGGRVCLVPLYLGEYAFIHSDPAWAYGLKPDRGTPLHLFPRWGERHGRFYSVDTFRERVFAPALAAGLTAKVVHFPNILDLSPTCYTHFGLILDKLNTQKM; the protein is encoded by the coding sequence ATGAACCTCCTGACCCGCTTGAAGAAGAGCGTGCGGCATCGCACCGCGTACAAGATCTCGGATCCCCTCTCCCGTCTGTTGGGTGCCGCGGGCTTCGGACTGTATGGGGCCGGCCCCCAGCTCAAGGATGCGGGCCCGGTGCGCCGGGCGGGCCTCCCTCTGGAGCAGCTCCCGTTCGATCTCGCGGACGTGCGCCAGTTCTGGAACGAGCTCTCGGCCCGCAGCGAGGCGCTGAACCAGTGGTGCCAGAAGCAGCCCCTCTGGGAAAAGATCCCCCAGTATTACTTCACCTGGAAGCACCTGGAGCCCCTGCTCACCCGCGAGGACTCGGTCTACGTCGACATCGCCTCCACCCAGAACAGCCCCTACTTCGAGGTGCTGCGGCTGCTGGCGAAGACGCGCAAGCTCTACCGGCAGGATCTCGTCTTCCCAGCGGGCGTTCACGGGGATCGGATCGGGGGCTCGGCTGCCGAGCTCCCGCTGGACGCGAGCTCGGTGGATGCCATGACGCTGCACTGCTCCTTCGAGCACTTCGAGGGAGACGCCGACACGGGCTTCATCCGCGAGGTGGGCCGCGTCCTGCGGCCCGGTGGCCGGGTGTGTCTCGTCCCGCTGTACCTGGGCGAGTATGCCTTCATCCACAGCGATCCCGCCTGGGCCTATGGCCTCAAGCCGGATCGCGGCACCCCGCTCCACCTCTTCCCTCGCTGGGGCGAGCGGCATGGCCGCTTCTACAGCGTCGACACCTTCCGCGAGCGCGTCTTCGCTCCCGCGCTCGCCGCGGGGCTCACGGCCAAGGTGGTGCACTTCCCCAACATCTTGGACCTGAGCCCCACCTGCTACACCCATTTCGGGCTCATCCTGGATAAGCTGAATACACAGAAAATGTGA
- a CDS encoding S8 family serine peptidase yields MRQSGRRLPGIGLRAKGTRVLGLVGMLSLMACDGAGNVPELQQSAEGTRAPLTGHKVQLSAQQAQELQQRGANVQEIADYGAFKLVQVDDKALASLPEGAELRDNYNEILLNAGTIDTASEHGQSLRGMKREAVIGKRFYLVQFAGPIQPEWYQQLESTGVKVVTYIPNNAYLVYGDGAAMNSLAGHLRAKTGTIQWDGEYLNDYKLHRNVLTSTSETFEVQLIKDGEANEETLALIQSLQSKNGTIQEAMGYVNVHTYLTVSDLYQIATRPDVLSIQPRPMPRKFDERQNMIVSGNLTGTQPNGPGWLAWLTSKGFTQAQFTASGFGVDVTDSGVDNATPASPNHFGLYTTGDVNSPSRLVYSRLEGTANSGSTIQGCDGHGNLNTHIIGGYSNLTGAPFADSAGFNYGMGVAPFVKFGSSVIFDPGSFTSPNYENLQSRAYRDGMRISSNSWGASTPAYTSDAQRYDALVRDAQPATAAVPATGNQEMVIVFAAGNDGSGASTVGSPGTAKNIITAGASENVQAFGGADQCGTTDAEANSAMDIVAFSSRGPTSDGRKKPDLMAPGTHVSGGVAQAVRATNPPTGNGGALSCFDATGVCAGPGTSNFFPVGQQWYTASSGTSHSTPAIAGGAALVRQYFINQGMAPPSAAMTKAFLMNSARYMTGTGANDNLWSNSQGMGLMDLGMAFDGTPRTLDDQTSANLFTATGQTRTFTGSGGDPTKPFRVTLAWTDAPGSTTGSAWKNNLDLSVTVGGNTYKGNVFTGARSTTGGTADASNNVESVFLPAGNSGPFTITVTATNITSDGVPGNASALDQDFALIAYNTCGTAPAQTTGVSATPSGDNRISISWTENGAASYNIYRATTPGGPYTKVGTAVTSPFTDTGLSGGTTYYYVVKGTLCIESPASAEASATATGACTLTPTFAGVSNATNAAASTCGTTVSWAAATPVCGGAVSYSVYRSTTAGFTPSIANKIATGLTGSSFADTLNLTNGTRYYYVVRATETSNAVNEEANTVEKSAVPTGLITPGLSYFDDLDGNRPPNASAYWLPQATTGSASSLNIVNGCHWQSSDKSYRFGPITGGCTGTYPITTVVTLGLGGDGSTAGINGFNIPANTFDPQMSFNLWYNLETRYDGAWLVYSTTSATGPWTNVGDSVTSAAPYISAGGYDNTLNSSTTTRIWTGTNLGANGALKQVTVNLSALTGQKVWFGFRFSADSLVSYEGAYLDDVRITADSYGACTSNLPPPGPAASYRLTGLPDSSRVNTPVTFTITALDAAGVPATGYTGSATITSSDPQAVLPSSVTFTGGVANNVPVTFVTTGTQTVTATDTTASAITGSASTSVTTAAAVAFTVQPAATTVAGVSITPAIKVSLVDAAGNPVTTGSNQITLSLGNNPGGATLSGTTRVAAVNGVATFSNVSINKAGAGYTLVASSSGLNSGTSTAFQITAAAAAKLAFLTQPSATVAGENITPAVQVAIVDAFGNTTTSTATVTAALGANPAGGTLGGTTTATAVNGVATFNALSITKVGTGYTLAVSAPSLGSGTSNAFDITAAAPYRVTITQQPSNTIAGAAITPAVRATVYDRHGNVATQATTPVTLSIGNNPAGGALSGTTTVNAENGVSTFNNVSVDRSGTNYTLVAGASGLYSDTSVGFDVLSGAAVQLAFTTSPSGFVSSGSPFTVRVAVRDAAGNLLTGTSTSVTLSLTNAPGATLSGTTTATTSNGVATFSGLSVDKAGTGYTLQANAAGLTAATSLAFGVSPGAGAALAFVNPPGNGTAGAAFAPVRVAVLDAAGNTLTTSGTGVTLALNAHPSGGSLSGTKTALALNGVATFSDLSIARAATGYQLTASSSGITGASSASFDIANGPKAALAFTVQPGSTRAGAAISPAVRVSIQDAYGNVDTSATDAVTVALGSNPRNGTLSGTKTVSAINGVATFSDLSIHRNGRGYTLVASAGALSSSGSVAFDVTPGNSPKLVFRTTAEQVAAGTALSTIEVELRDELDALDTDSTATVTLSLGDNATGAQLLGTQTAKAVNGVAKFDGVSLRKTGTGYTLVATAQEFAGTTSSPFNVTPGAAASFTLSVAPSVGAGQEATLSAQAHDAYGNEASNYGGTVKVTSSDAAATFVTNATFVEGELNGFKVTFKSPGLRTLTLTDTEQASLNSTAQLNITPFTQPTVAVTSPEGGSTVSGSVSISATGAVAPGTTLTQISLLVDGVVIATGTETTLTGTWDASDAEGETAHTITAVITDGAGNVAHSAPVTITTASSGCGCGATSGTDASIYLGLLILARYVLGRRRQADAA; encoded by the coding sequence ATGAGACAATCAGGAAGGCGGCTGCCCGGTATCGGGTTGCGTGCCAAGGGTACGCGAGTCCTCGGGCTCGTCGGAATGCTGTCGCTGATGGCTTGCGACGGTGCAGGGAATGTCCCTGAGCTGCAGCAGTCGGCCGAGGGCACTCGCGCCCCGCTGACGGGGCACAAGGTGCAGCTCAGCGCGCAGCAGGCGCAGGAGCTCCAGCAGCGCGGCGCCAACGTCCAGGAGATTGCCGACTACGGCGCGTTCAAGCTGGTACAGGTGGATGACAAGGCGTTGGCCTCGCTGCCCGAGGGCGCCGAGCTCCGCGACAACTACAACGAGATCCTGCTGAACGCGGGCACCATCGACACCGCCTCCGAGCACGGCCAGTCGCTGCGCGGCATGAAGCGCGAGGCGGTCATCGGCAAGCGCTTCTACCTGGTGCAGTTCGCCGGTCCCATCCAGCCTGAGTGGTACCAGCAGCTGGAGTCCACCGGCGTCAAGGTGGTGACGTACATCCCGAACAACGCCTACCTCGTGTACGGCGATGGCGCCGCGATGAACTCGCTGGCGGGCCACCTCCGCGCCAAGACCGGCACCATCCAGTGGGATGGCGAGTACCTGAACGACTACAAGCTCCACCGCAACGTCCTCACGTCCACCTCGGAGACGTTCGAGGTGCAGCTCATCAAGGATGGGGAGGCCAACGAGGAGACGCTGGCGCTCATCCAGAGCCTTCAGTCCAAGAACGGGACGATCCAGGAGGCCATGGGCTACGTGAACGTGCACACGTACCTGACGGTGAGCGATCTCTACCAGATCGCCACCCGTCCGGACGTGCTGTCCATTCAGCCGCGCCCCATGCCGCGCAAGTTCGACGAGCGGCAGAACATGATCGTCTCCGGCAACCTCACGGGCACCCAGCCCAACGGGCCGGGCTGGCTGGCGTGGCTGACGTCCAAGGGCTTCACCCAGGCGCAGTTCACCGCGTCCGGCTTCGGCGTGGACGTGACGGACAGCGGCGTGGACAACGCCACCCCCGCGTCGCCGAACCACTTCGGCCTCTACACCACCGGCGACGTCAACAGCCCCAGCCGCTTGGTGTACTCGCGCCTCGAGGGTACGGCCAACTCGGGCAGCACCATCCAGGGTTGCGACGGCCACGGCAACCTGAACACGCACATCATCGGCGGCTACTCGAACCTGACGGGTGCGCCGTTCGCGGACTCGGCGGGCTTCAACTACGGCATGGGCGTGGCGCCCTTCGTGAAGTTCGGCTCGTCCGTCATCTTCGACCCGGGCTCCTTCACCAGCCCCAACTACGAGAACCTGCAGTCGCGCGCCTACCGCGACGGCATGCGCATCAGCTCCAACAGCTGGGGCGCCTCCACCCCTGCGTACACCTCGGACGCGCAGCGCTACGACGCGCTGGTGCGTGACGCGCAGCCGGCCACCGCGGCCGTGCCCGCCACGGGCAACCAGGAGATGGTCATCGTCTTCGCCGCGGGCAACGACGGCTCCGGCGCGAGCACGGTGGGCAGCCCCGGCACCGCGAAGAACATCATCACCGCGGGTGCCTCCGAGAACGTGCAGGCCTTTGGCGGCGCGGACCAGTGCGGCACGACGGATGCCGAGGCCAACAGCGCCATGGACATCGTCGCTTTCTCCAGCCGCGGTCCCACCTCGGATGGCCGCAAGAAGCCGGACCTGATGGCCCCTGGCACGCACGTGTCCGGTGGCGTGGCTCAGGCGGTGCGCGCCACCAACCCCCCGACGGGCAACGGTGGAGCGCTCAGCTGCTTCGACGCCACGGGCGTGTGCGCCGGCCCCGGCACGAGCAACTTCTTCCCGGTGGGCCAGCAGTGGTACACGGCCTCCTCGGGTACCTCGCACTCCACCCCCGCCATCGCTGGCGGCGCGGCGCTGGTGCGTCAGTACTTCATCAACCAGGGAATGGCCCCGCCGAGCGCGGCGATGACCAAGGCCTTCCTGATGAACTCGGCCCGCTACATGACGGGCACGGGCGCCAACGACAACCTCTGGTCCAACAGCCAGGGCATGGGCCTGATGGATCTGGGCATGGCGTTCGACGGCACCCCGCGCACGCTGGATGACCAGACCTCGGCCAACCTCTTCACGGCCACGGGACAGACGCGCACCTTCACCGGCTCGGGCGGAGACCCCACCAAGCCGTTCCGCGTCACCCTGGCGTGGACGGACGCGCCGGGCTCCACCACCGGCAGCGCGTGGAAGAACAACCTGGACCTGAGCGTCACGGTGGGTGGCAACACCTACAAGGGCAACGTCTTCACCGGCGCGCGCTCCACGACGGGTGGCACGGCGGACGCCTCCAATAACGTGGAGAGCGTGTTCCTGCCCGCGGGCAACTCCGGTCCCTTCACCATCACGGTGACGGCCACCAACATCACCTCGGACGGCGTTCCGGGCAACGCCTCCGCGCTGGATCAGGACTTCGCCCTCATCGCCTACAACACCTGCGGCACCGCGCCCGCGCAGACGACCGGTGTGTCGGCCACGCCCAGCGGAGACAACCGCATCAGCATCTCGTGGACGGAGAACGGCGCCGCCTCCTACAACATCTACCGCGCCACCACCCCGGGCGGGCCGTACACCAAGGTCGGCACGGCGGTGACGTCCCCCTTCACGGACACCGGGCTGTCCGGCGGCACCACCTACTACTACGTGGTCAAGGGCACGCTCTGCATCGAGTCTCCGGCGTCCGCCGAGGCCTCTGCCACCGCCACTGGCGCGTGCACGCTGACGCCGACGTTCGCGGGCGTGAGCAACGCGACCAATGCGGCTGCCAGCACCTGCGGCACCACGGTCTCCTGGGCCGCGGCCACGCCGGTCTGCGGCGGCGCGGTGAGCTACTCGGTCTACCGTAGCACCACCGCGGGCTTCACCCCGTCCATCGCCAACAAGATCGCCACGGGCCTGACGGGCAGCAGCTTCGCGGACACCCTGAACCTGACCAACGGGACGCGCTACTACTACGTGGTCCGCGCCACGGAGACGAGCAACGCCGTCAACGAGGAGGCGAACACCGTGGAGAAGTCGGCGGTGCCCACCGGCCTCATCACTCCGGGCCTGAGCTACTTCGACGACCTGGACGGCAACCGGCCGCCCAACGCGTCCGCCTACTGGCTCCCGCAGGCCACCACCGGCTCGGCGTCGTCGCTGAACATCGTCAACGGCTGCCACTGGCAGTCCTCGGACAAGTCGTACCGTTTCGGCCCGATCACGGGCGGCTGCACGGGTACCTACCCCATCACCACCGTGGTCACACTGGGGCTGGGCGGCGACGGCTCCACGGCCGGCATCAACGGCTTCAACATCCCGGCGAACACCTTCGATCCGCAGATGTCGTTCAACCTCTGGTACAACCTGGAGACGCGGTACGACGGCGCCTGGCTGGTGTACAGCACGACGTCGGCGACCGGGCCCTGGACCAACGTGGGTGACTCGGTGACCTCGGCGGCGCCGTACATCTCGGCCGGCGGCTACGACAACACGCTCAACAGCTCCACGACGACGCGGATCTGGACGGGCACGAACCTGGGCGCCAACGGCGCGCTGAAGCAGGTGACGGTCAACCTGAGCGCGCTGACGGGCCAGAAGGTGTGGTTCGGCTTCCGCTTCTCGGCCGACAGCCTCGTCAGCTACGAGGGTGCCTACCTGGACGACGTCCGCATCACCGCGGACAGCTACGGGGCGTGCACCAGCAACCTGCCTCCTCCGGGACCGGCCGCCAGCTACCGGCTGACCGGACTGCCTGACTCCTCGCGGGTGAACACGCCTGTCACGTTCACCATCACCGCGCTGGACGCGGCGGGTGTGCCGGCCACCGGCTACACCGGCAGCGCCACCATCACCAGCTCGGACCCGCAGGCCGTGCTGCCTTCGAGCGTCACCTTCACTGGCGGCGTGGCGAACAACGTTCCCGTCACCTTCGTGACCACGGGCACGCAGACCGTCACGGCGACCGACACGACGGCCTCGGCCATCACCGGGAGCGCCAGCACCTCCGTCACCACGGCGGCGGCAGTGGCCTTCACCGTGCAGCCTGCCGCGACCACCGTGGCGGGCGTCTCCATCACCCCGGCGATCAAGGTGAGCCTGGTGGACGCGGCGGGCAACCCCGTCACCACGGGCTCGAACCAGATCACCCTCTCGCTGGGCAACAACCCGGGCGGCGCGACGCTGTCGGGCACCACGCGGGTGGCGGCCGTCAACGGCGTGGCCACGTTCAGCAACGTGTCCATCAACAAGGCGGGCGCCGGCTACACGCTGGTCGCCAGCTCCTCAGGCCTCAATAGTGGCACCAGTACGGCGTTCCAGATCACCGCTGCCGCTGCGGCGAAGCTGGCCTTCCTGACCCAGCCCTCCGCGACGGTGGCGGGTGAGAACATCACCCCCGCGGTCCAGGTGGCCATCGTGGACGCGTTCGGCAACACCACCACGTCCACCGCCACCGTCACCGCCGCGCTGGGCGCCAACCCCGCGGGCGGCACGCTGGGCGGCACCACCACGGCGACGGCCGTCAACGGCGTGGCGACGTTCAACGCCCTGTCCATCACCAAGGTGGGCACCGGCTACACGCTGGCGGTCAGCGCCCCGAGCCTCGGGAGCGGCACCAGCAACGCGTTCGACATCACCGCGGCCGCGCCGTACCGGGTGACGATCACCCAGCAGCCGAGCAACACCATCGCCGGCGCCGCCATCACCCCGGCGGTCCGGGCCACCGTCTACGACCGGCACGGCAACGTGGCCACGCAGGCCACCACGCCCGTGACGCTGTCGATCGGGAACAACCCGGCCGGTGGCGCGCTCAGCGGCACCACCACGGTGAACGCGGAGAACGGTGTCTCCACCTTCAACAACGTGTCGGTGGATCGCTCGGGCACCAACTACACCCTGGTGGCGGGCGCCAGCGGGCTCTACTCGGACACCAGCGTGGGCTTCGACGTCCTCTCGGGTGCCGCGGTGCAGCTGGCCTTCACCACCTCGCCCTCGGGCTTCGTGAGCTCGGGCTCGCCCTTCACCGTCCGCGTGGCGGTGCGGGACGCGGCTGGCAACCTGCTCACCGGGACGTCCACGTCGGTGACGCTGTCGCTCACCAACGCGCCGGGCGCCACCCTGAGCGGCACCACCACGGCGACCACCTCCAACGGCGTGGCCACCTTCTCGGGCCTGTCGGTGGACAAGGCGGGCACGGGCTACACGCTGCAGGCGAACGCCGCGGGCCTCACTGCCGCGACGTCTCTGGCCTTCGGTGTCAGCCCGGGCGCGGGCGCGGCGCTGGCCTTCGTCAACCCGCCCGGCAACGGCACGGCGGGTGCTGCCTTCGCCCCGGTGCGCGTGGCGGTGCTGGATGCGGCCGGTAACACGCTCACCACGTCCGGCACGGGCGTCACGCTGGCGCTCAACGCCCACCCGTCGGGTGGCTCGCTGAGCGGCACGAAGACGGCCCTGGCCCTCAACGGCGTGGCGACGTTCAGCGATCTGTCCATCGCCCGCGCGGCGACGGGCTACCAGCTGACGGCCTCGTCGAGCGGCATCACGGGCGCCAGCAGCGCGTCGTTCGACATCGCGAACGGGCCGAAGGCGGCGCTGGCCTTCACGGTGCAGCCGGGCAGCACTCGGGCGGGCGCGGCGATCAGCCCGGCCGTCCGGGTCTCCATCCAGGACGCCTACGGCAACGTGGACACCAGTGCCACGGACGCCGTCACGGTGGCGCTGGGCAGCAACCCGCGCAACGGCACGCTCTCAGGCACGAAGACGGTGAGCGCCATCAACGGCGTGGCCACCTTCTCGGACCTGTCCATCCACCGCAACGGCAGGGGCTACACGCTCGTGGCGAGCGCTGGCGCCCTCTCCTCCTCGGGGAGCGTGGCGTTCGACGTCACCCCGGGCAACTCGCCGAAGCTGGTGTTCCGCACCACGGCGGAGCAGGTGGCGGCGGGCACGGCCCTGTCCACCATCGAGGTGGAGCTGCGTGACGAGTTGGATGCCCTGGACACGGACAGCACGGCCACCGTGACGCTGAGCCTGGGCGACAACGCCACGGGCGCCCAGCTGCTGGGCACCCAGACGGCCAAGGCGGTCAACGGTGTGGCGAAGTTCGACGGCGTGTCCCTGCGCAAGACGGGCACGGGCTACACGCTGGTGGCCACGGCGCAGGAGTTCGCCGGCACCACGAGCTCGCCGTTCAACGTCACCCCGGGTGCGGCGGCCAGCTTCACGCTGTCGGTTGCCCCGAGCGTGGGCGCGGGCCAGGAGGCCACGCTGTCGGCCCAGGCGCATGACGCCTACGGCAACGAGGCCTCCAACTACGGCGGCACGGTGAAGGTGACCAGCTCCGACGCGGCGGCCACCTTCGTGACCAACGCGACGTTCGTCGAGGGCGAGCTCAATGGCTTCAAGGTGACCTTCAAGTCGCCCGGCCTGCGGACGCTCACCCTCACTGATACGGAGCAGGCCAGCCTGAACAGCACGGCGCAGCTCAACATCACGCCGTTCACGCAGCCGACGGTGGCGGTGACCTCTCCGGAGGGCGGCTCGACCGTCTCTGGCTCGGTCAGCATCTCCGCCACGGGCGCGGTGGCTCCGGGCACCACGCTGACCCAGATCTCCCTCCTGGTCGATGGCGTGGTCATCGCCACCGGCACGGAGACGACGCTGACGGGTACGTGGGATGCCTCTGATGCCGAGGGTGAGACGGCCCACACCATCACCGCCGTCATCACCGACGGCGCGGGCAATGTGGCGCACTCGGCTCCGGTGACCATCACCACCGCGAGCAGCGGCTGCGGCTGCGGTGCCACCTCGGGCACCGACGCCAGCATCTACCTGGGCCTGCTCATCCTGGCGCGGTACGTGCTGGGCCGGCGGCGCCAGGCGGACGCGGCCTGA
- a CDS encoding SRPBCC family protein yields the protein MSELMLEVRMEHPLDTILAAFEDPFRLRRWVDAPPGCYRTGGESSKELGEPSRISLVDAQGTPFFQTIRILSPLSLQGLELEMSWEGGGLDGDATHAAITFKAYEGGTQLHLRQGPFSRLEALETHRAYWEHCFARLARIASGEAVPCFEEFCEESQGFDEPLGFAAYTVLVGMREAGAPAEVISQVEEALYAHLPRLSDETAGVLAALLRFRLKEPAS from the coding sequence ATGAGCGAGCTGATGCTGGAGGTCCGGATGGAGCACCCGCTGGACACAATCCTTGCGGCGTTCGAGGACCCGTTCCGCTTGCGGCGCTGGGTCGACGCTCCGCCCGGGTGCTACCGCACGGGAGGGGAGTCATCCAAGGAGCTGGGAGAGCCGTCCCGGATCTCCCTGGTCGATGCGCAGGGGACGCCTTTCTTCCAGACGATCCGCATTCTCTCTCCGCTCTCCCTTCAAGGCCTCGAGCTGGAGATGTCCTGGGAGGGAGGTGGCCTGGATGGCGATGCGACCCACGCCGCCATCACCTTCAAGGCCTACGAGGGCGGCACGCAGCTCCACCTCCGTCAGGGGCCGTTCTCGCGCCTCGAGGCGCTGGAGACGCACCGGGCTTATTGGGAGCACTGTTTCGCCCGGCTGGCGCGCATTGCCTCCGGCGAGGCCGTGCCCTGCTTCGAGGAGTTCTGTGAGGAGTCCCAGGGCTTCGACGAGCCCCTCGGCTTCGCGGCGTACACCGTACTTGTCGGGATGCGAGAGGCCGGCGCGCCCGCCGAGGTGATCTCCCAGGTGGAGGAGGCCCTCTATGCCCACCTGCCTCGGCTGAGTGACGAGACCGCAGGCGTCCTGGCGGCGTTGCTCCGCTTCCGGTTGAAGGAACCGGCCTCGTAA
- a CDS encoding 2OG-Fe(II) oxygenase, translating into MPFHPPWSGAFRLQTFVHRKPEALPVETVEAIRAAILGSPLMGDTTLNDAFSGTYGFSFIFQREALSQVTARFPAFVPYFEAVLLPDCNAFLLNPLLIQNGRGVNAHLDQSLGVYGSSYSCPTAVSVLYVQVPEDLSGGQLRLFHRGKEVAAVSPRPRTLVTFRGDLVHEVAPVAAGAPVLSSARISLVLEQYRVRPAQLARMPFMAQQSRAGASA; encoded by the coding sequence ATGCCATTCCATCCTCCCTGGAGCGGGGCCTTCCGTCTCCAGACGTTCGTGCACCGCAAGCCCGAAGCCTTGCCCGTGGAGACGGTCGAGGCCATCCGGGCAGCGATCCTCGGCTCGCCGCTGATGGGCGACACCACCCTGAACGACGCGTTCTCCGGCACCTATGGCTTCTCGTTCATCTTCCAGCGCGAGGCGCTCTCCCAGGTGACGGCCCGCTTCCCAGCCTTCGTGCCGTACTTCGAGGCCGTGCTCCTGCCGGACTGCAATGCGTTCCTGCTCAACCCGCTCCTGATTCAGAACGGGCGTGGGGTGAACGCTCACCTCGATCAGAGCCTGGGTGTCTACGGCTCCAGTTACAGCTGCCCCACCGCCGTGAGCGTGCTCTACGTCCAGGTGCCGGAGGATCTGTCGGGAGGGCAGCTGCGGCTCTTCCACCGAGGCAAGGAGGTGGCGGCGGTGTCTCCTCGGCCGCGCACCCTGGTGACGTTCCGAGGCGACCTGGTCCATGAAGTCGCCCCCGTGGCGGCCGGAGCCCCCGTGCTCTCCTCGGCGCGCATCAGCCTCGTCCTCGAGCAGTACCGGGTGAGGCCGGCGCAGCTGGCGAGGATGCCCTTCATGGCTCAGCAATCCCGAGCGGGGGCGAGCGCATGA